From Nicotiana tabacum cultivar K326 chromosome 15, ASM71507v2, whole genome shotgun sequence, the proteins below share one genomic window:
- the LOC142169772 gene encoding uncharacterized protein LOC142169772 has product MANTMYGGRQGCMIIMAKDSELWDVICDGPFIPMKTIGEPKVTVPKTRKEYSDAYRKVIEKNFQAKKILVCDIGPDEYNRISACQFVKEIWEALQIAHEGITKVKQSKIDMLTTEYELFRMKDDESIQDMYTRFTSIINELHSLGEIIPKEQTC; this is encoded by the coding sequence ATGGCCAATACTATGTATGGTGGAAGACAAGGATGCATGATTATCATGGCTAAAGATTCAGAGCTCTGGGACGTTATCTGTGATGGTCCTTTCATTCCCATGAAGACCATTGGTGAACCAAAAGTGACAGTTCCCAAGACAAGGAAGGAGTACAGCGATGCTTATCGCAAGGTTATAGAGAAGAACTTTCAAGCAAAAAAGATCCTCGTCTGTGATATTGGACCAGACGAATACAACAGGATTTCTGCCTGTCAATTTGTCAAGGAGATCTGGGAAGCTCTCCAAATAGCACACGAAGGGATAACTAAAGTCAAGCAGTCAAAAATTGATATGCTAACCactgagtatgaactcttcaggatgaaggatgatgagtccatCCAGGACATGTATACTCGCTTCACCTCTATCATCAATGAGCTCCATTCTCTGGGAGAAATCATTCCCAAGGAACAAACTTGTTAG